One Pseudocalidococcus azoricus BACA0444 DNA window includes the following coding sequences:
- the petM gene encoding cytochrome b6-f complex subunit PetM, with protein sequence MAGEIFNTAVISFTLVLVGLGLGYFLLRVTPDE encoded by the coding sequence ATGGCTGGAGAGATTTTTAATACCGCAGTAATTTCCTTTACCTTAGTCCTCGTTGGCCTGGGCCTAGGTTACTTTCTGCTGCGGGTTACCCCTGATGAGTAA
- a CDS encoding MGH1-like glycoside hydrolase domain-containing protein codes for MSTQNIPEIQRLNQAKAGTHPWRKWGPYLSERQWGTVREDYSTDGNAWDYFSHDQARSRAYRWGEDGLAGICDDQQQLCFGLALWNGVDPIIKERLFGLTNSEGNHGEDVKEYYFYLDSTPTHSYMKYLYKYPQAEFPYDDLVQTNARRGYYDQEYELIDTGVFDEDHYFDVFVEYAKESPEDWLIQIEVFNRGDQAASLHVLPSIWFRNTWSWFKHPVTKPQLCQTSAGIIAAQHPELGTRYLSCHRAPPLLFTENETNLERVFGLENPQPYVKDGINNYLVHGQTDAVNPGRVGTKAAADYFLEIPAGGSQIIQVRLGPTPNSDFGPTFTETFQARRQEADEFFGKVIPDTLSPDAKNIARQAIAGMMWTKQYYNFPVKEWLEDEILPPDCPERFPTRNKDWFHLQSSAIISMPDKWEYPWFAAWDLAFHCAALSLVDMEFTKEQLCLMVDELHLHPNGQLPAYEWNFGDVNPPVHAISTYQIYMLDKALNGGQGDQVFLESVFHKLLLNFTWWVNRKDTSGNNVFEGGFLGLDNIGVFDRSAPLPMGGRLEQADGTSWMAMYSLDMLNMAVELALDNPAYEDLCCKFYEHFIYIAGAMDRVGNNKDELWDEEDGFFYDILHLPDGRAQRLKVRSMVGLIPLCATAVVSDEILERLPKFKARLAEFNARHPELLANINDPNALGVKNRHLFCPVGPEKLRRILSKMLDESEFLSDYGLRSLSRYHLEHPYKFVLGRDIYRVDYLPAESTSGMFGGNSNWRGPVWMPVNAIIVQALRKMYGYYGDEFKVECPTGSGNWLTLWDVSDLILTRLNNIFLQTEGRRPVYGETEKFQTDPHWRDLILFYEYFHGDNGAGIGASHQTGWSGLAARNLVGQASLSSKEVLEKTYMSAVSTTIGTA; via the coding sequence ATGTCAACCCAAAATATTCCTGAAATTCAACGACTCAATCAAGCTAAAGCCGGTACACATCCTTGGCGAAAATGGGGTCCTTATCTGAGTGAGCGACAGTGGGGGACTGTCCGAGAAGATTACTCTACCGATGGCAATGCTTGGGATTATTTTTCCCACGATCAAGCACGTTCACGGGCCTATCGCTGGGGAGAAGATGGCCTAGCGGGGATTTGTGATGATCAACAGCAACTCTGTTTTGGCCTGGCCCTTTGGAATGGCGTTGATCCCATTATTAAAGAACGACTTTTTGGTCTAACCAATAGTGAAGGGAATCACGGTGAAGATGTTAAGGAATACTATTTTTACCTAGATAGTACGCCAACTCATTCCTACATGAAATATCTCTACAAATATCCCCAGGCTGAGTTTCCTTATGATGACTTAGTGCAGACCAATGCCCGGCGCGGCTACTACGACCAAGAATATGAACTTATTGATACGGGTGTCTTTGACGAAGATCACTATTTTGATGTCTTTGTGGAGTATGCCAAGGAATCTCCTGAAGATTGGTTAATTCAAATTGAAGTCTTTAATCGGGGAGATCAAGCCGCAAGCCTCCATGTGTTGCCTTCTATTTGGTTCCGTAATACTTGGAGTTGGTTTAAACACCCCGTTACAAAACCCCAATTATGCCAAACCAGTGCTGGAATCATTGCCGCCCAACATCCTGAATTGGGAACTCGCTATTTATCCTGTCATCGGGCCCCACCTCTGTTGTTTACCGAGAATGAAACGAATCTGGAACGGGTGTTTGGCCTGGAGAATCCGCAACCCTACGTCAAAGATGGGATTAATAACTATTTAGTCCATGGTCAAACCGATGCTGTGAATCCCGGCCGAGTCGGGACAAAAGCTGCGGCTGATTATTTTCTCGAAATTCCGGCCGGGGGCAGTCAAATCATTCAAGTTCGCCTCGGCCCAACTCCTAACTCGGACTTTGGCCCCACCTTTACAGAAACATTCCAGGCCCGCCGTCAAGAAGCCGATGAATTTTTCGGTAAAGTGATTCCCGATACCCTCAGTCCTGATGCTAAAAATATTGCCCGCCAGGCTATTGCCGGGATGATGTGGACAAAACAGTATTACAACTTCCCAGTTAAAGAATGGCTTGAAGATGAAATTCTCCCCCCTGATTGCCCGGAACGCTTCCCCACCCGCAACAAAGATTGGTTTCATCTCCAGAGTTCTGCCATTATCTCCATGCCCGACAAATGGGAATATCCTTGGTTTGCCGCCTGGGATCTGGCCTTTCACTGTGCCGCCTTGTCCCTGGTGGATATGGAATTTACCAAAGAACAACTATGCCTGATGGTCGATGAACTCCATCTTCATCCCAATGGTCAACTCCCCGCCTACGAATGGAATTTTGGGGATGTTAACCCGCCGGTTCACGCCATTTCCACCTATCAAATCTATATGTTGGACAAGGCTTTGAATGGCGGTCAAGGCGATCAGGTCTTCCTCGAAAGTGTGTTTCACAAACTCCTGCTTAACTTTACCTGGTGGGTGAATCGCAAAGATACCTCAGGCAATAATGTCTTTGAAGGCGGCTTCCTTGGCCTGGACAACATTGGAGTCTTTGACCGCAGCGCACCATTACCGATGGGGGGACGCTTAGAGCAAGCCGATGGCACCAGTTGGATGGCCATGTATTCCCTCGATATGTTGAACATGGCTGTGGAGTTGGCCCTCGACAATCCCGCCTACGAAGACCTCTGTTGCAAGTTTTATGAGCATTTCATCTACATTGCCGGAGCGATGGATCGGGTTGGAAACAACAAAGATGAACTCTGGGACGAAGAGGACGGCTTTTTCTATGACATTCTCCACCTCCCCGATGGCCGGGCCCAACGCTTAAAAGTCCGGTCCATGGTGGGCCTGATTCCCCTCTGTGCCACGGCCGTTGTCAGTGATGAAATTCTTGAGCGTTTACCAAAATTCAAAGCCCGCCTCGCCGAGTTTAATGCCCGCCATCCCGAACTTTTGGCCAATATCAACGATCCCAATGCTCTCGGAGTGAAAAACCGCCATCTGTTCTGTCCGGTTGGCCCTGAAAAGCTCCGGCGTATCCTGAGTAAAATGCTGGATGAATCAGAATTTTTGAGTGATTACGGCCTGAGATCCCTATCCCGTTATCATCTCGAGCATCCCTATAAATTCGTCTTAGGGCGCGACATTTACCGGGTGGATTACTTACCGGCCGAATCAACATCGGGGATGTTTGGCGGAAATTCCAATTGGCGCGGCCCGGTCTGGATGCCGGTGAATGCCATTATTGTCCAAGCTCTGCGAAAAATGTATGGCTATTATGGCGATGAGTTTAAGGTGGAATGTCCCACCGGCTCCGGGAATTGGCTGACCCTCTGGGATGTTTCCGACTTAATTCTGACCCGCCTGAACAATATTTTTCTGCAAACCGAAGGACGGCGACCAGTCTATGGGGAAACCGAGAAGTTTCAAACAGATCCCCATTGGCGGGATTTAATTTTGTTCTATGAATACTTCCATGGCGACAATGGGGCCGGGATTGGGGCCAGCCACCAAACTGGATGGTCTGGATTAGCAGCCCGTAACTTAGTAGGCCAGGCCTCCCTTTCCAGCAAAGAAGTCTTGGAAAAAACCTATATGTCCGCCGTCTCCACCACCATTGGGACGGCCTAA
- a CDS encoding P-loop NTPase family protein codes for MQKVAIFGNAGGGKSTLSRELATITGLPLYTLDKIKFQSDGQEVPQAEYEQVHQAILDSERWIIDGFGSLDTLWPRLNAADTLIYVDLPLARHFWWVTKRFLTGYISPPAGWPENSPILKSSLRSYQVLWLCDKRLTPKYRDYVHQARSRKTVYHLRTTEEMAQFLQSIQNQSG; via the coding sequence ATGCAGAAAGTTGCGATCTTTGGCAATGCTGGGGGCGGAAAATCAACACTCAGTCGCGAACTAGCTACAATAACCGGTTTGCCGCTTTACACCTTAGACAAGATTAAGTTTCAATCTGATGGGCAAGAAGTCCCCCAGGCCGAGTATGAGCAAGTCCACCAGGCCATTTTAGACTCTGAGAGATGGATTATTGATGGCTTTGGATCACTGGACACCCTCTGGCCCAGACTAAATGCTGCTGATACCCTGATTTATGTTGATTTACCCCTAGCCCGGCATTTCTGGTGGGTGACAAAGCGATTCCTGACAGGGTATATTTCGCCCCCAGCTGGTTGGCCAGAAAACAGTCCCATTCTCAAGAGCTCGCTGCGGAGTTACCAAGTCCTCTGGCTATGCGATAAACGTCTTACCCCCAAATATCGTGACTATGTGCACCAGGCCCGCAGCCGAAAAACGGTTTATCACCTCCGCACCACTGAGGAAATGGCTCAGTTTTTGCAATCCATCCAAAATCAGTCGGGTTAG
- a CDS encoding phosphate-starvation-inducible PsiE family protein — translation MAPRIAANSNIAPQITWFSRQGLVAILETIQDLIVISLCIGLFSFMVLELREMFISLLPPLDFPNVTADILFLLILVELFRLLIIYLQEQRVSIGVAVEVAIVSVLREVIVRGVLEVPWSHVLSACAFLLVMGALLVIRVWLPPTFAGVDPEREIRRRYQLSSILPNNLTREDPPPQDLLTSHNDARANQADNKT, via the coding sequence ATGGCCCCTAGAATCGCGGCAAATTCTAACATTGCGCCCCAAATCACTTGGTTCAGTCGCCAGGGCCTGGTGGCAATTCTAGAAACCATTCAGGACTTAATTGTGATTTCCCTTTGCATTGGCCTGTTTAGTTTCATGGTCTTGGAGTTACGGGAGATGTTTATTTCCCTGTTGCCCCCCCTAGATTTTCCCAATGTGACGGCCGATATTCTTTTCCTACTCATTTTGGTTGAGCTCTTTCGGTTGTTGATCATTTACCTCCAAGAACAGCGTGTCTCCATTGGGGTCGCGGTTGAAGTGGCCATTGTCTCTGTCCTGCGGGAGGTGATTGTCCGTGGTGTCTTGGAAGTGCCTTGGAGTCATGTCCTATCAGCCTGTGCATTTTTATTAGTCATGGGCGCGTTATTAGTCATTCGGGTTTGGTTACCACCGACCTTTGCAGGGGTTGATCCCGAACGGGAAATTCGCCGCCGCTACCAACTCAGCAGTATTCTCCCCAACAATCTGACTCGGGAAGACCCACCCCCTCAAGATTTATTGACGAGTCACAATGACGCAAGGGCCAATCAAGCTGATAATAAAACTTAA
- a CDS encoding 2-phosphosulfolactate phosphatase family protein, with protein MQVYIYHTPERVPPDWVPDCAIAVDVLRATTTIATALAAGAEAVQVFSDLEDLEQVSQAWPAEQRIRVGERGGKKVEGFDLGNSPFDCTPERVKDCRLFMSTTNGTRSLARIQSAKIVLAAALVNRAAVVNYVHQLYPPTVWIVGSGWEGAYSLEDTVCAGAIAHSLWMLTGLSVAEFAGNDETVAALALYRHYEHDLLSLFHQASHGQRLLKLGSLDDLKYCAQTDILDVLPIQTEPKVLVAG; from the coding sequence ATGCAGGTTTACATTTATCACACCCCAGAGCGTGTTCCCCCGGATTGGGTTCCCGATTGCGCCATTGCTGTAGATGTCTTGCGGGCCACGACAACTATTGCCACCGCCCTGGCCGCTGGAGCCGAAGCCGTCCAAGTATTTAGTGACCTAGAAGATCTAGAGCAAGTCAGCCAGGCCTGGCCAGCAGAGCAGCGGATTCGGGTTGGAGAACGGGGCGGGAAAAAAGTTGAGGGCTTTGATCTGGGAAACTCCCCCTTTGATTGCACCCCAGAGCGAGTCAAAGACTGTCGGTTGTTTATGAGTACGACCAATGGCACCCGCTCCCTAGCCCGGATTCAATCGGCCAAAATTGTCCTCGCTGCTGCCTTAGTGAATCGGGCTGCGGTGGTGAATTATGTCCATCAACTCTATCCGCCCACAGTTTGGATTGTTGGCTCCGGTTGGGAAGGGGCCTATTCCTTGGAAGATACGGTTTGTGCGGGTGCTATCGCCCATAGTTTATGGATGTTGACAGGACTGTCAGTGGCAGAATTTGCCGGGAATGATGAAACAGTGGCGGCCTTGGCTCTCTATCGTCACTATGAGCATGATTTACTGTCTCTCTTCCACCAGGCCAGTCATGGACAACGGCTCCTGAAACTTGGCTCGTTGGATGATTTGAAATACTGTGCCCAGACGGATATTTTGGATGTGCTGCCGATCCAAACGGAACCCAAAGTATTAGTCGCCGGATAG
- the psb32 gene encoding photosystem II repair protein Psb32 gives MNGFNSASRPLSLGRFKAFTQALGMIISFFLLIAPPVLATGAYAFPIPNDSNPLWVVDQGDIISPLTEGRLEGIAKNLAQSTDTQVHFVTVHRLDYEETPTTFATKLLNRWYPEPEDQANQAILALDTVTNGTYLITGEAVKAKLPDDIAESIAQATMRVPIKNGNYNQAFLDASARIEAVLSGQPDPGPPVEKEVVAEKTYKSLDETDDRSATVIVIVLLIAATVIPMVTYYWYQGSS, from the coding sequence ATGAACGGTTTTAACTCAGCATCTCGGCCCTTATCCCTTGGCCGGTTCAAGGCTTTCACCCAGGCCCTTGGGATGATCATCAGCTTTTTTCTCTTGATTGCCCCACCTGTTTTAGCGACCGGAGCCTATGCCTTTCCTATCCCGAATGACAGTAATCCCCTCTGGGTGGTGGATCAGGGAGATATCATTAGCCCATTAACAGAGGGCCGCCTGGAGGGGATTGCCAAGAACCTGGCTCAATCCACAGACACTCAGGTACACTTTGTGACAGTCCATCGCCTCGACTACGAAGAAACGCCCACCACTTTTGCAACCAAACTCCTCAATCGCTGGTATCCTGAACCAGAGGATCAAGCCAATCAAGCCATTCTCGCCCTTGATACTGTTACCAATGGGACCTATTTAATCACAGGGGAAGCCGTTAAAGCCAAGCTACCCGATGATATTGCTGAGAGTATTGCCCAGGCCACAATGCGCGTCCCGATTAAAAATGGCAACTATAATCAGGCTTTTTTGGATGCCAGTGCCCGGATTGAAGCGGTTTTAAGCGGACAACCTGACCCTGGCCCCCCAGTTGAAAAGGAAGTTGTCGCCGAAAAGACCTACAAAAGCCTTGACGAAACCGATGATCGCTCAGCCACTGTGATTGTGATTGTTTTACTGATTGCCGCTACCGTCATTCCAATGGTCACCTACTACTGGTATCAAGGTTCGTCATAA